A single Augochlora pura isolate Apur16 chromosome 2, APUR_v2.2.1, whole genome shotgun sequence DNA region contains:
- the LOC144476993 gene encoding sorbitol dehydrogenase, protein MAQDNLTAILYGINDIRLEQTPIEEPGNNEVLLKMACVGICGSDVHYLVNGKIGDFVVREPMIIGHESAGVVAKLGKGVTHLKVGDRVAIEPGVPCRICKFCKEGRYNLCKEMVFCATPPVHGSLRRYYKHAADFCFKLPDHVSLEEGALMEPLSVGVHACKRANIGIDSSVLILGAGPIGLVSLLAAKAMGASKIIIVDLVEERLNVAKKLGANETLVISREKYNETETIKKIHDLLGEEPDKTIDATGAQSMIRLAILATRSGGVAVLVGMGAPEVQVPLINALCREVDIRGVFRYANDYGDALNLLASKKIDVKPLITHNYKIEDTVAAFDTAKSGKTDVIKVMIHC, encoded by the exons ATGGCCCAGGACAATCTCACCGCAATTCTCTACGGCATAAACGACATTAGGCTG gAACAAACACCTATCGAAGAGCCCGGTAACAATG AGGTGCTGCTCAAAATGGCCTGCGTCGGCATCTGTGGTTCCGACGTCCACTATTTGGTAAATGGAAAAATCGGTGACTTCGTGGTACGCGAACCGATGATCATTGGCCACGAGTCTGCCGGCGTGGTGGCTAAATTAGGGAAAGGTGTGACACATCTGAAG GTTGGCGACCGAGTGGCCATCGAACCCGGGGTGCCATGCAGAATCTGTAAATTCTGTAAGGAGGGCCGTTACAATTTGTGCAAAGAAATGGTGTTCTGCGCCACGCCACCGGTGCACGGCAGTTTGAGACGCTACTACAAACACGCCGCCGACTTTTGCTTCAA GTTGCCAGATCATGTATCACTGGAAGAAGGAGCCTTGATGGAGCCATTATCGGTCGGTGTACACGCTTGCAAGCGAGCCAACATCGGTATCGATTCATCGGTGCTGATTTTGGGAGCAGGTCCGATCGGGCTTGTAAGCCTGCTGGCAGCTAAAGCCATGGGCGCCAGCAAAATCATAATTGTCG ATCTGGTGGAAGAAAGGTTGAATGTGGCGAAGAAGTTGGGCGCCAACGAGACGCTCGTAATCAGCAGAGAAAAGTACAACGAAACTGAAACCATAAAGAAAATTCACGATCTTCTTGGAGAAGAGCCTGACAAGACGATCGACGCGACCGGCGCGCAGTCAATGATCCGGTTGGCGATTCTC GCAACGAGATCCGGTGGAGTGGCGGTTCTGGTGGGCATGGGCGCACCGGAGGTGCAAGTTCCACTGATCAACGCACTCTGCAGGGAGGTGGACATCAGGGGCGTGTTCCGATACGCGAACGA TTACGGCGACGCCCTGAATCTTCTGGCTAGCAAGAAGATAGATGTGAAGCCCCTCATAACTCACAATTACAAAATAGAGGACACCGTGGCAGCGTTCGACACTGCGAAATCGGGAAAGACTGACGTGATCAAGGTCATGATACATTGTTAA